Proteins encoded by one window of Pseudonocardia alni:
- a CDS encoding type IV toxin-antitoxin system AbiEi family antitoxin domain-containing protein: MELWELLRAQAGVVTTTQAVACGVPARSVYRRVAAGHWWTPLPGVHHDRTHPYGPEARLRAVSFWAGPDAVLHGPAAAWWHGFLDAAPVVAGVTVPRRTRRAVRPGVRVRRRDLHPADRGVRRGVGVTARPLTVLETAVALPDGAALLDRALQRGMMFGALHAAWCRMSGATGAPRARELLVAAGDRAGSGAERRLMRVLREAGLTGWVRAHRVGPYELDLAFPAERVGVEFDGWAWHSDVARFRNDRRKGNVLAGHGWTILRVTWHDLDTAPGRVVAEIRRALRLATG; this comes from the coding sequence ATGGAGCTGTGGGAGCTGCTGCGTGCACAGGCCGGTGTGGTGACGACGACGCAGGCCGTGGCCTGCGGGGTCCCGGCCCGGTCGGTCTACCGCCGGGTCGCAGCGGGCCACTGGTGGACCCCGCTGCCCGGAGTCCACCACGACCGGACGCATCCGTACGGCCCCGAGGCCCGGCTGCGCGCGGTGTCGTTCTGGGCGGGTCCGGACGCGGTGCTGCACGGGCCGGCCGCGGCCTGGTGGCACGGGTTCCTCGACGCCGCCCCGGTCGTCGCCGGGGTGACGGTGCCGCGGCGGACCCGTCGCGCCGTGCGACCCGGGGTGCGGGTGCGCCGCCGGGATCTGCACCCGGCCGACCGGGGTGTGCGCCGCGGTGTCGGGGTGACGGCGCGGCCACTCACCGTGCTGGAGACCGCCGTCGCGCTGCCGGACGGCGCCGCGCTGCTCGACCGGGCGCTGCAGCGCGGGATGATGTTCGGTGCGCTGCACGCGGCCTGGTGCCGGATGAGCGGGGCCACCGGCGCGCCCCGGGCACGGGAGCTGCTCGTCGCCGCGGGGGACCGGGCCGGGTCCGGTGCCGAACGGCGGTTGATGCGTGTGCTGCGGGAGGCCGGTCTGACCGGGTGGGTACGGGCCCACCGGGTCGGCCCCTACGAGCTCGACCTCGCCTTCCCGGCCGAACGGGTCGGCGTCGAGTTCGACGGGTGGGCGTGGCACAGCGACGTCGCGCGGTTCCGCAACGACCGGCGCAAGGGCAACGTCCTGGCCGGCCACGGCTGGACGATCCTGCGGGTGACCTGGCACGACCTCGACACCGCACCCGGGCGGGTGGTCGCCGAGATCCGCCGCGCACTCCGGCTCGCCACCGGGTGA
- a CDS encoding DUF4097 family beta strand repeat-containing protein codes for MTAVVAGLLLAGCGGAAAGQEQQQAVNEPVDGTVTRVEVDSDAGALRLVAGEKASVEQDLRWTGDARPQVEQKVDGGVLRVTVRCPDQGGDRCQAGLVVTAPASSSALVDLRAGGIEVQGLTGELDLTSSAGEVSATGAGPGDVRARSSAGAVELTFAAAAADVTAESSAGGVEIRVPVGPAYEVTTETSAGSTEVGVPDQPGADHRITAKSSAGGVSVLPAR; via the coding sequence GTGACGGCGGTCGTGGCGGGACTCCTCCTGGCCGGATGCGGTGGTGCCGCCGCCGGGCAGGAGCAGCAGCAGGCGGTGAACGAGCCCGTCGACGGGACGGTCACCCGGGTCGAGGTCGACTCCGACGCCGGGGCGCTGCGCCTCGTCGCGGGGGAGAAGGCGTCGGTCGAGCAGGACCTGCGGTGGACCGGTGACGCCCGCCCACAGGTCGAGCAGAAGGTCGACGGCGGCGTCCTGCGGGTCACCGTCCGCTGCCCGGACCAGGGCGGCGACCGCTGCCAGGCCGGTCTCGTGGTGACCGCGCCCGCCTCGTCGTCGGCGCTGGTCGACCTGCGTGCGGGCGGCATCGAGGTCCAGGGACTGACCGGGGAACTGGACCTGACGTCGTCGGCGGGCGAGGTCAGCGCCACCGGTGCCGGACCGGGCGACGTGCGGGCGAGGTCCAGCGCCGGCGCGGTCGAGCTGACCTTCGCCGCAGCGGCCGCGGACGTGACCGCGGAGTCCAGCGCCGGCGGCGTCGAGATCCGGGTCCCGGTGGGTCCGGCCTACGAGGTGACCACCGAGACCTCCGCCGGGTCGACCGAGGTCGGCGTCCCCGACCAGCCCGGTGCCGACCACCGGATCACCGCGAAGAGCAGCGCGGGCGGGGTCTCGGTCCTGCCCGCCCGCTGA